Within the Cryptococcus neoformans var. neoformans B-3501A chromosome 1, whole genome shotgun sequence genome, the region TGTTTCTGATTGATGATTTTGTTTCTGTATGGTCTTCTTACGCTGTGCTCTCCACCTCGTCCAACTCGGGATCCCATTTGACAGCTTCGACGCTCTTGACACAAAGCTCGTAATATCCCTCCTTGACCTCTCCAACAGCTGCCTCCTCGCCAGCCCCGGCCAAGGGCGTCGGGGATGGAGCCGCAGCAGCCACATGGCCGGGTTGGGCAACGCTCTTGCGGTGGTATCCTCCGCCGGGCTGAGTCTTTCCAGACATACTGGAGCCGGCATTGGCATCCGGCCCCAGAAGTCGGTCTTCCTCCAACATTGCCTTCAACTCGGAATCGCCCTCCGCTTCGTCCACACTACCTCTGCCCCATCCACCGATGGTCACATCGGCGATACCCTTCTTGCCTGTAGCAGTAGGAAAGGGGGAAGCGACATCGTCTCTGTCTCGGCCGAGGAGGGCGAAACCGACAGTTCGGATCTGGGAGCGGCTCATGGTGACAGGAGAGGGGGACACATGGCCCTTtttgatgaggacgaatgacgaaagaggaagatgaagtgTTGTGAAatgggggaggggaggggTCAAAGGGTCGAGAGGCTgggtggaggatgtggaaagGGGCGAAGGGGCCAGTTCGAGACGGTGTTGGAAGATGTCCGTCCTACAGGTTGTTAGCCATGGCAAGATGCAATACGACAGACTTGCCTGGGACGATCATCCACACCGATATTGACGACCCATCTGTTCCTCCAGCCTTCCCAGCCCCTGTACGCGACGACGATCCTCAGATGGGTGGCCATGTCGAGGTCCCAGGTGTCCTGGCCAAACAGGGTGGACCTGGACGTGTTCCTGAATCCGGCGAAGCCCGTTCTGATCTTGCCGGCATGGGCAGGCGGGACTGCGGTAGACATGTAGCCATAGAAAGCCATGTGGGAGTAGCTGGGCTGCGGCGAGGCGGTGGGCTCTGCGAGGGGCTGGGCGGGGATGAGCTTGAGATCGGCGGTGGTGAGCCCGCCTAGCTCGGCGTCTGAGCCGGTGCTAAAGTGGTGGGGCTGGTCCACCGGCTggtgggaggaggtgaaggagaagattgtctGCGGACCTGTCTCTGGATGGAGCTCCATCCGTGCGACTGGGCGGTGAGCGATGCATGGGCGTGGTTGACTCACCTTTTTGCGCATTCCGCCCGATGAGGCTGGCTGACCTCTCAAGGTATGCTCTGAGTGCGGCCATGGTGAGTTGTAGAGAAGTGGATATGcacagaggaaggaagaaataTCGAATGATGCCGTGACGGCCTGGAGCGAGCAGCCGGGCTAGAGTACGGCTGATGACTGATGACGCTAGCGCAATTCCTGCAGATCATCCTCGCTTCTGTTTCATGCACAGACATCCCAACCTCCTTTCCCATCTACCACTCCCACTATTCCCACCACTTGCCCAGCTACTGCCGGGCTAGAAGCAGGCCACgaaacagcagcagcagccacaACCACCGCCCAGCACGCATCCCGCTAGTCTGCCCCTACGTAAATAACCGGCGCGCTCAAGTCTCGTTCCTCCCGGCAACGCCCCGCCAAGTTCTAAAACGATCCAATCCTTCTCTCAGTCCTTCCTGCccgaccttcttcctcacatccttccttccaggccgccctttcttccttcctctcttttctgCCCTCCTTCCCCGCATCGCGTTCGCCACCCGCAACATTATCACGCAGCGAGCAGCGACCGATAGCGATACTCGCGCGCAGCAtcaccctctccttcctcccttccacCAATCACAATGACAGACCCTACGCCTCCCGCGCTCGACAGTCTCTCCCTGGCAGACAAGGCCCCTGCTGCCGAAGAAAATCCCCGAGACGCCGCCGAACAGCCCAAGCCCGCCGCCTCACCGCCCGCAGGCACGCCCGTTGATGACGCCCAAAGCTCATCCGCCTCGCCCTCCCAGCGCCCGCCGTCCATACAGGCAAATGACAAGGCCCCGGGTACATCGTCTCCGGCTGCCAGGCCGCAAGCACAGCATGTCCCTGCATCGGCACCCACCGTCCCTTCCGCCAACCCCGTCCGTCCGCAGCCTGGCGCCCGGCCTGGAGTGGCGAGGGGTATGCCTGCGCCAATGGGGATGCGGGCGCAGGCAGTTCGAGGCGCTGGCGGGCCCCAGATGCAGACCAAGATGCTGCCCAGTTTACAGGCTAAAATGGACAAGGTGTGTACTCATTTGCTCGCTGCCCAGGGGCTGTGCTGACAAACGATGCTACTGCCGTCGCTAGATCGCCGCGTCCCGTCAAGGCCCGCCTCCCTCCTCCGGCATGCATGATCCGAATGCCACGTCCATGGGCGCCCTCTTGCGCTCCCAAGCCCTCCGGGCGCCCGGCACATCGCAAGCTCCTCCTGGCCCCGGGCCGGCTTCAGGTCCTTTCGGTCTCGCCGCTCGGCGCGCAGCTGCTGGAGGTCCTCCCAGACCGAATTTGGGTATGATGGGTATGGGGGCAAGTGCGCCGAGTGCGGTCGGACGAGGACCAGGTCTGGCGGGCAGACGGGGACCCCCGGGAGGATTGACACTGAGTGGGATGAAGGGTGCGATCAAGGACGATGGGAACAAGTTTTCAGACTTTCAGGGTGTCATGTGGGTTCAGCCAACTCCTTTCCATGATTAATGCTGATCTCAAGTACAGGGACCCTTCCGGATCGCTGAGATTCTCAAAGAAGGCCGTCCTGCATGCAAAGGGCGTGGACTTTGACGATGGGCAGAGTTTCAAGATCAACATGGATGAGATCGAGGTGCTCGGAGAACTAGGAAAGGGCAATTACGGTTCTGTCCACAAGGTCTTCCACCGTCCGACAGGCGTCACCATGGCCATGAAGGTgatcttgtccttcttccgtcgCTTCTGGTCCAGTAACTAACAAATTTGACAGGAAATCCGGTTAGAACTTGATGATTCCAAGCTCAACGGCATCATTATGGAACTCGACATTCTACACCGGGCCGTCGCTCCCGAAATAGTCGAATTCTACGGTGCATTCACCATTGAATCCTGCGTCTACTACTGTATGGAGTACATGGATGCCGGCTCACTCGATTCCCTCACTGGTGGCGGTGTGGCAGCCAAAGATCAgacaaaggaggaagaagacgatgcGACAGAGCGAGTGCCAGAGGATGTATTGAGGAGGATTACAGCGAGAATCGTAAAAGGGTTGAGATTCTTGAAGGATGAGTTGCAGATCATCCATCGAGGTGAGTCTTGCATaggagatgaggagctGTGCTGATAATGTTGTAGACGTCAAACCCACAAATGTGTTGATCAATGGCAAGGGAGAGGTCAAGATGTGTGACTTTGGTGTCT harbors:
- a CDS encoding hypothetical protein (HMMPfam hit to Pkinase, Protein kinase domain, score: 220.4, E(): 3.3e-63) yields the protein MTDPTPPALDSLSLADKAPAAEENPRDAAEQPKPAASPPAGTPVDDAQSSSASPSQRPPSIQANDKAPGTSSPAARPQAQHVPASAPTVPSANPVRPQPGARPGVARGMPAPMGMRAQAVRGAGGPQMQTKMLPSLQAKMDKIAASRQGPPPSSGMHDPNATSMGALLRSQALRAPGTSQAPPGPGPASGPFGLAARRAAAGGPPRPNLGMMGMGASAPSAVGRGPGLAGRRGPPGGLTLSGMKGAIKDDGNKFSDFQGVMDPSGSLRFSKKAVLHAKGVDFDDGQSFKINMDEIEVLGELGKGNYGSVHKVFHRPTGVTMAMKEIRLELDDSKLNGIIMELDILHRAVAPEIVEFYGAFTIESCVYYCMEYMDAGSLDSLTGGGVAAKDQTKEEEDDATERVPEDVLRRITARIVKGLRFLKDELQIIHRDVKPTNVLINGKGEVKMCDFGVSGQLEKSLAKTNIGCQSYMAPERIKSETANQNPTYTVSSDVWSVGLSIVELAKGCYPYPPETYANVFAQLQAIVHGTPPTLPPGYSDDANDFVAKCLEKDPNRRPTYAQLLEHPFLVADKGAEVDMVGWVEGALKRKAERGIASLNPIQTPAPLEP